In Castanea sativa cultivar Marrone di Chiusa Pesio chromosome 6, ASM4071231v1, a single window of DNA contains:
- the LOC142639852 gene encoding uncharacterized protein LOC142639852 yields MGGDNTKCNQSLHCQYHQERGHTIEDCRTLWNHLEQLVRNGKLKQFMYHPNGQGGQAGSGSQIDTSSRPPLGTISVILAALGWTGSHLSRPHGNALVVTLRIGGYDVKGVLVDQGSGAEIMYPGLYKGLKLKLEDLACYDSPLAGLEVVEVDFIVGDAYSPYTIIVARPWLHAMGAVSSTLHLKVKYSSGDQVEELVRSQSVARQYLVAAIRHQTEMEFLTPAERGL; encoded by the exons ATGGGAGGGGACAACACAAAGTGCAACCAAAGCCTTCATTGTCAATACCACCAGGAGCGAGGGCATACCATAGAAGATTGTAGGACTTTATGGAATCACTTGGAGCAATTAGTTCGAAAtggaaagttaaagcaatttATGTATCACCCCAATGGGCAAGGAGGCCAGGCAGGGTCAGGATCCCAAATAGATACTTCTTCAAGGCCACCTTTAGGCACAATCAGTGTTATTCTTGCCGCTCTGGGATGGACTGGTTCTCACCTCTCTAGG CCACACGGCAATGCCCTGGTGGTCACCCTTAGGATAGGGGGCTATGATGTGAAGGGGGTGTTGGtggatcagggcagcggtgcagaaaTCATGTACCCTGGTTTGTATaaggggctaaagttgaaaCTTGAGGATTTGGCATGTTATGATTCACCTTTg GCAGGTTTAGAGGTggttgaggtggacttcattgtTGGGGATGCTTACTCCCCATATACCATCattgtggcgagaccttggcttcatgccatgggggcTGTTTCTTCCACTCTGCATTTGAAGGTGAAGTACTCGTCTGGGGACCAAGTTGAGGAATTGGTCAGGAGCCAATCTGTGGCTAGGCAGTATTTGGTAGCTGCAATTAGGCATCAGACTGAAATGGAGTTCTTGACCCCTGCTGAGCGAGGCTTATAG